GCCGCGACCGGCATGGCGGGGTACCGGCTGGGCTCCGACAGCGCCGTTCGTGGCCTCCCCGACGAGTTCGCCAACGTCGAGCTGCTGTTCGACGCCGTCGGCAACGAGGCGGTCGACAGCCCCGATCCGGACGCGCTGGTCACCGGCGCCATCACCGGGCTCCTCGGCACCCTCGAGGACCCCTACGCCGTCTACTACGACCCGGAGCGGTACTCGGCCCTGACCGCTGACCTCGACGGCGAGTTCGTCGGTATCGGCATCACCATCGAGGAGCGAACCGACGGCATCTACGTCATCGGCGTGGTCCCCGAGTCGCCGGCCGAGGAAGCCGGGGTCATGGTCGGCGAGCGGATCACCAGCGTCGACGGGGTGAGCGCCATCGACGGGGCAACGTCGCGCGACGTGGTCGACATGATCGCCGGTGAGGAGGGCGGCATGGTCACCGTCGGCTTCGACATGGGCGAGGACGGTCCCCGCGAGCTGACGCTGGTCCGTCGCGTGCTGAACCTGCCCGACGTCCGCTCGCGGGTCCTCGACTCCGGTCACGCCTACGCCCGGATCTCGCAGTTCTCACGGCAGGTCGACACCCAGCTGCAGGAGCAGGTCGAGGCGCTCGTCGCGGCGGAGGACGTCAACGGCCTGGTGCTGGACCTGCGGGGCAACCCCGGCGGCCTGCTGTCGGAGGCCGTGGAGGTCGTCAGCTTGTTCGTGGAGGAGGGGCTGGTGGTCCGGGTCGACTCCCGTGACACCAGCGTCGAGCGCGAGGTCACCGGCGATGCCCCGCTGGCCGACATCCCGCTCGTCGTGCTGGTCGACGGCAACTCGGCATCGGCCAGCGAGATCGTCGCCGGGGCCCTGCAGGACCTCGGGCGGGCCGAGGTCGTCGGTACCCAGACCTTCGGCAAGGGCACCGTCCAGACGATCCGCGACCTCGACCTGGGCGCCGGCGTCAAGTTCACGACCGCGGAGTACTTCACCCCGAGCGGCGACTCCATCGAGGGCGTCGGCGTGACCCCGGATGTTGCCACCGACGACGACCCCGAGGCCCAGCTGGCCGCTGCCGACGACATCCTGACCCAGCTGATCGCGGAGAGCCCCGGCTTCTGACCGGCCGGGCGTGCAGCCACCGTCTACCGTTGGCCCATGGCGAAGAAGACCAAGTCCGACGCGAACACGATCGCGGTCAACCGTCGTGCCCGCTTCGACTACGACATCGACACCACCGTCGAGTGCGGCATGGTGCTGGTCGGGACCGAGGTGAAGAGCCTGCGTGCGGGCAAGGCCTCGATCGCCCAGGCGTTCGCCACCGTGCGCGACGGCGAGCTGTGGCTGTACCAGGCCGAGATCGCCGAGTACGAGTTCGGCAACCGCAACAACCACGAGATCCAGCGGCGTCGCAAGCTGCTGGCCAACCGTCGTGAGATCGCCGCCATGGAGATCTTCACCCAGGAGCAGGGGCGCACCCTGGTCCCGATGAAGATGTACTGGAAGGACGGCAAGGCCAAGATCC
The nucleotide sequence above comes from Euzebya pacifica. Encoded proteins:
- a CDS encoding S41 family peptidase, whose amino-acid sequence is MADTPTTTADAPETPNEWSTEFLRQPGRFTTVLAIGVAALLIAATGMAGYRLGSDSAVRGLPDEFANVELLFDAVGNEAVDSPDPDALVTGAITGLLGTLEDPYAVYYDPERYSALTADLDGEFVGIGITIEERTDGIYVIGVVPESPAEEAGVMVGERITSVDGVSAIDGATSRDVVDMIAGEEGGMVTVGFDMGEDGPRELTLVRRVLNLPDVRSRVLDSGHAYARISQFSRQVDTQLQEQVEALVAAEDVNGLVLDLRGNPGGLLSEAVEVVSLFVEEGLVVRVDSRDTSVEREVTGDAPLADIPLVVLVDGNSASASEIVAGALQDLGRAEVVGTQTFGKGTVQTIRDLDLGAGVKFTTAEYFTPSGDSIEGVGVTPDVATDDDPEAQLAAADDILTQLIAESPGF
- the smpB gene encoding SsrA-binding protein SmpB codes for the protein MAKKTKSDANTIAVNRRARFDYDIDTTVECGMVLVGTEVKSLRAGKASIAQAFATVRDGELWLYQAEIAEYEFGNRNNHEIQRRRKLLANRREIAAMEIFTQEQGRTLVPMKMYWKDGKAKILIGHGVGKAQHDKRRDQAKKDAQREIDRALRHR